GGTTAGCATTGAAAATTGTCGTTATGGGAAGGCAAGAGGCAAGAGGCAAGAGGCAATAGGCAAGGGGTAATAGGCAAGGGGTAAGGGACTTCCAATAAAAAAATACCCAAAAATTTCTTGTGGTGCGGGACGAAAAGCCCGCTAATTATCAGGGACGGGCAGGATGCCCATCCCACAAAATTGGATAATTTATTTTTTGGTGTTCCCTAAGAGGCAAAAGGTAAAAGGCAAAAGGCAAAAGGCAAAAGTGAAGAAGCTTTGGGCGATTTTACTTTTATTTACACACTTTGGTTTTATTGTGTTCACCTACTTATAGGCTTTTGAACGATTGAGAATGGTGGGCTTACTTACGCCGTATTCTGCTAGTTAGGGAAAGAGGGAATAGGAGGTCACTTGATTTTGGATTGATGCCACCAAACCAGTGTAGAGGTTGAAAATTTGGAATTAACGTTAGCGAAGCGTACGCAGCGCAGCGAGTATTTTTCCGTCCTCAAGTACGGGTAATTATACCAAATTTTTGTAATCTAAAATCTAAAATCTAAAATTCCCGGTCATTACCCATTACCCATTACCTATTAACCATTACCAGCCGAATATACAAATTAGCCTCTAGCTGCACCAATGATGGGATTTTCCACAGAATCTCGATACTGTTGAACGTCTGCTGTGTAAGCAATTGGCAATACAGCTTCTACGTTTTCGTGGGGACGGGGAATAATTACCCAAGATTCGAGAGTACCACCATAAACTTTTTCTACAGCATCCACACCGGCTGCCATAGCGGCTTTGACTTCAGAAACATCACCACGAATATTGACGGTAAAGCGAGCGCTACCAACTCTGATATAACCAACGAGGGTAACTCGACCGGCTTTTACCATTGCGTCTGCTGCTGCGAGAACGGCGGGAAAACCCTTGGTTTCTAATGATCCAACAGCTTGTAGTGACATTTTAATCTCCTGTTATGAATATAAAGTTATCGGTTGCTACAAATTATTTTTATGAAGGAATACTTCAATTTTTGATAGCTAACTCTCTTAGAAAATACGGAAAGGTTCGGATTTGGAGGTGAAGTGGATAGGTAAAACTGTTTCCACATTTTCCGGGGGGTTGGGAATAATGTAGTGGGTAATAACCTCACCACCATAAACTTCTTCACCAGCAGTAATTCCAGCGGCTACGGCTGTTTGCACTTCCGCAACGTGGCCTCTGACAGCAACTATCATACGACCACTTTCGGCGATACCGTAATAGACAATGGTGACACCAGCGGCTTTAACCATTGCGTCTGCTGATGCTAAAACCGCAGGAAAACCTAATGTTTCAATTACGCCAACTGCCATTGGCATGGCTTGAATCTCCTACGTTTGGGATAACCGATTCTTATTTTACAAGAAAATGGGCGCCAAAGCCCCGGAATTAAAACCTAAAAATTTTTAGTTGATCACTGGGTATTGGTCATGGTGGTACGCACTGATGTACACTGGAATTTATGTTTCCAAGTTTTCTTCCTGCCGCCGTTGGTCAACTCACAGAACCAACATCCATCGCTTTGGCTCAAAATATCCAAAGTCAGGCGATTAGTACGTTTCTATCTAATGAATCCATTAATACCACTTATATCCAACAGGGTCACGGTGGTACACCGATTTTATTAATTCATGGTTTTGATAGTTCGGTGTTAGAATACCGCCGACTTTTGCCGTTACTGGCAGAAAAAAACGCAGTTTGGGCTGTAGATTTGTTGGGATTTGGCTTTACAGATAGATTACCGGGGATTGCTTACAGTGCGATCGCCATTAAAACCCATCTCCACTCGTTTTGGCAAACCCTGATTAACCAACCTGTGATTTTGGTGGGTGCATCAATGGGTGGGGCTGCGGCTATAGATTTTACCCTCACCTATCCAGAAGCAGTAAAACAACTGGTATTAATAGATAGTGCGGGATTAAAAGGTAATTCCCCATTAAGCAAATATATATTTCCACCTTTGGACTATTGGGCAACGGAATTTTTGCGGAATCCCAAAGTGCGTAAAAGTATTTGTCGAACTGCATACAAAAACCCTGATCTCATCTCTGAGGATGCTTTGTGTTGCGGAGAATTACACTTACAAATGCCTAATTGGACTCAAGCCTTAATTGCTTTTACCAAAAGTGGCGGTTATGGCGCTTTTAAATTTCCCCAACTTGCCCAAATTGAGCAACCAACTTTAATTTTATGGGGCGATAGTGATAAAATTTTGGGAACTGGGGATGCTCCCAAGTTTGCCAAAGCTATTCCCCAAAGTAAGCTAATTTGGATTAAAGATTGTGGACATATTCCTCATTTGGAACAACCGCAAATTGTCGCTCAACATATATTAGAATTTCGGAATTAATTTCATAATTAGACAACAAAAGCAAAAGGTATACTAAACACGGGTGAGATTTAAGGGACTACCAAGAAATAAATTGTCCCAAAAAATAATTTATGGTCATTCTAGAAATAAAAATAATCATGATTAGAGGAAATATTGCGGTTGCTGAGTTTAGGGCATAAAAAGCACATGAAAAGTCTACACTCAGAAAAAAGTAGCCGAGTGAGAAGTATGTCTATTTGAAATTATCAAGTGTTTAGTTGAAATGAAAAGTTAAGTTAAGTTTTTCCAAAACAGATATCAATAAACCAATTACCTAGATTCGGCAAAATTTCATCTGCAGAAATGTATTCTTCCCCAGATATTAATATCTTAAAAATGGAACAATACCAGCATATTCCTTTTTTAATGTTTGTTAATTCTAATGTCATGAGAATCTTTAAGAGTCCGACTTTTACAGAAGTAGCAAGATTGGACACGAAAAAGGTTTTAGAACATTATAATCCAAAAAGCATCGAAGGAATCATCTATCAATCTACTTTAATAACTTTAACTCAATCATGGTTAAGAGATTTAGCTTATCATTGGAAAAGTCAAACCCCTCCTTACATTGAGGAGATGAAGGAAATTGGCTTATTTACTCTTTTGTTTGATGGTACAACAGAGGAGTTAGAATTATTATGATTATTTATTTAGAAACTAATTCAATTATGGCAATTGCCAAAGGAAGAGACTTGAATTTCTAATCTGATTATAGCATGATATATTAAAAATAATTCTAGGAAATATGATAAAATGTAACAATACCTTGTCCAAATTAGAAAAAGCCTTGATTTGTAGGTTGGGTTGTGGAACGTGAACGTTCGCGGAGCAATTAGCATGAAACCCAACAAATGCGTTGGGTTGCGCTGTCGCTTAACCCAACCTACAGGAAATGCACAAGGTATTGATGTAATAGAAATATTTTCTTCATCAAAATTAGTTAAACAAAAAGCAGCTAGAAACTATGAAAGCC
The DNA window shown above is from Anabaena sp. WA102 and carries:
- a CDS encoding carbon dioxide-concentrating mechanism protein CcmK yields the protein MSLQAVGSLETKGFPAVLAAADAMVKAGRVTLVGYIRVGSARFTVNIRGDVSEVKAAMAAGVDAVEKVYGGTLESWVIIPRPHENVEAVLPIAYTADVQQYRDSVENPIIGAARG
- a CDS encoding carbon dioxide-concentrating mechanism protein CcmK, giving the protein MPMAVGVIETLGFPAVLASADAMVKAAGVTIVYYGIAESGRMIVAVRGHVAEVQTAVAAGITAGEEVYGGEVITHYIIPNPPENVETVLPIHFTSKSEPFRIF
- a CDS encoding alpha/beta fold hydrolase; the encoded protein is MFPSFLPAAVGQLTEPTSIALAQNIQSQAISTFLSNESINTTYIQQGHGGTPILLIHGFDSSVLEYRRLLPLLAEKNAVWAVDLLGFGFTDRLPGIAYSAIAIKTHLHSFWQTLINQPVILVGASMGGAAAIDFTLTYPEAVKQLVLIDSAGLKGNSPLSKYIFPPLDYWATEFLRNPKVRKSICRTAYKNPDLISEDALCCGELHLQMPNWTQALIAFTKSGGYGAFKFPQLAQIEQPTLILWGDSDKILGTGDAPKFAKAIPQSKLIWIKDCGHIPHLEQPQIVAQHILEFRN